ACGAGCCCGTGGACGGGCGGTCCTCGCGCATGCGGTGTGACAATCCCTATCCCTGCGACTTCAACCAGGGCGTGCTGGAGGGTCTCCACGCGCGCTTCACGGGCCAGGGCTCGCTGCGGCTGCGCATCGACCACGAGTCCGAGGACTGCCGCGCCCGGGGCGCCACCACATGCACCTACCGTCTCAAGTGGTGAGCGGGCCGGGTGGCGCCGTGTGTTTCGTTTCGTGGATATGGAGTGTGCTCACGACATGAGGGAGCGGTCTTCCCCGCGGTGAAGTGGTTCAATCCCGTGCATTTCTTCGAGGATGCTTTTCCGCGAAGTGCGCGATGCAAGGGGATTGGAATGTCGCGAGTCACTCAGCTTCTACTGGCGATTCTACTCCTCGGCACGGGATGCAGACCGGGGGCACAAGGTGAACCAGGGCCGCAGGGGGTGGCGGGGGAGCCAGGACCCATGGGGCCGCAGGGGCCAGTGGGGCCGCAGGGGGTGGCGGGGGAGCGAGGACCCATGGGGCCGCAGGGGCCAGTGGGGCCGCAGGGGCCGGTGGGCCCCGCCGGGCCTCCCGGCTCCTCCGTGCCGTTCGTCTCCGTCCGGACGACGCTCGTCTACACGAATCAGACGAAGGACCTGGAGCCCTCGGAAACGCCCAAGCTCCTCAGGACGCTGGGCACCTTCACCAAGGAGTTTCCAAACACCGTGATTGAAGTCACCTGGCAGTCGCACATCCGGACGGAGGGGGATGGCGGCTACTGCAGCTTCGACGTCCGCATCGATGGTGAGCCGATGCCCGTGCCGTCCGGCCTGTGGCTCGGTGCAACGCTCCACGATGCGCATGATGCGCCGGTGAACCTGTACCTGGAGTTCCCTGGCCTCGCACCCGGCGCGCACGAGGTGTCGCTCTGGGCTCGTGGCGTGAATGGCGCCACGGCTTGCATCGACAACCACGGGAACTTCCTGAGGACGGTCCACATCGTCGAGACGTACTAGGTCCGCCGGCGGGACGACGGCGGAGACGGCCAGCCGGAGGGCCCGGGGCGTCCGATGCCCCCCGCACGAGGCCTCGGGTGCCTCCGTCGCCCTTGACGGCGGGCCTCCATGTCCTGTAATTGAGAATGATACTGATTCTCAATTTCATCTGGCGGGACGCGCCAGATGAGGAGGAGTGGGACGTGGCACGAGATACGGGACCTCGCGGCAGGGCGTGCCGTCGGTTGGGGGTAGCGCTGTCGAACATCTCCGCGAAGGATCCGGACAAGGATCCGGTGTTGCGTCGGCCGTATCCCCCCGGGCAGCACGGGGCGGCGTCCAAGCCCTCGGTGAGCGACTTCGGGCGGCGGTTGCGCGAGAAGCAGAAGCTCAAGCTGTTCTACGGGCTGCTGGAGAGTCAGTGCCGCCGGGCGTTCCTGGAGGCGCGCCGCTCGCCGGGCAATACGGGCACGGTGTTGCTGCAACAGCTGGAGAGCCGCCTGGACGTGGTGCTGCTGCGCGCGGGGTTGGCGACGAGCATCCGCCAGGCGCGGCAGTTCGTGCGCCACGGCTACGTCCAGGTGGACGGGGTGCGCACGAACATCCCCAGCTTCCGGCTGCGGCCGGGCCATGAGGTGCGCTTCGGCCAGAACCACCGGGAGCTGCCGGTCGTGCGCAACAGCTTCGAGCGGATGAAGGGCCGGATCGTTCCGGCCCACCTCGCGGTGGTGGAGGAGGGGCGGGGCGTGCGCTACACGCGCGTGCCCGAGCGCGAGGAGATTCCCGTGGACGTCAACGTGCCTTTCATCGTCGAGTTCTACGCGCAGCGCGCGTGAGCGCCGGACGCTCGGGGGGAGCGTCAGGCGTCCCGGGGCGCGCCGGTGTCCGGCGAGGCGTAGTACGCGAGCACCTCCCGGACGTGCTCGGGCCGCGTGTACACGTCGCCGCGGGGCCGCTCGATGAGCTCCTGGATGACGGCGGCGACCTCCTCGGCGCTCTGGGCTCCGGGAATGGCGCGCGAGTCGGGTCCCCCGCCGAGCGCGTTGTCGCCGAAGTCGGTGGCCACCGGGCCCGGGAGTACGGCGGACACGTGGATGCCGGGGAAGCGCTCGCGCACCTCCTGCCGGAGGTTGGCCGTGAGCGCGTTGAGGGCATGCTTGGCGGCGTTGTAGGCGGAGCGCTCGGCCACGTGGGGCACGCGCCCGAGCATGGACGAGACGTTGATGAGGTGCCCCGTGCCGCGCTCCTGGAAGTGCGGCAGTACCGCCTGCATGCCGTAGAGCGCCGACTTGACGTTGACGCGCATCATCTCGTCGAAGTCCTCGTCCGTGAGCGCGGAGACGGGCCGGGTGATGCCACGCCCGGCGTTGTTGACCCACACGTCCACGCGACCGAAGCGGGCGAGCGCCGCGTCGAGCACCCGCCGCACGTCCTCGCGCAGGGTGACATCCGCGGGCACGGCCAGTGCCTCGGAACCCGAGCAGGCGGCCACCCGCCGCAGTGCGGACTCACGCCGCGCGGCGAGCACCACGCGGGCACCCCGGGCTCCCAGCACCTGGGCCAGGGCGGCGCCGATGCCCGCGCTCGCGCCGGTGATGACCACGACCTTCCCTTCCACGAGACGCTCCTTTCCGGAGCACGTTGCCTCTCCGGTCCGTACCTGGCGGGTCCTCTATCGCCTCGACCCCCCAGGAGGCCAGTCGGGATAGAGTCGCGGCGTGAAAACCCGAACCTCATCCGTGCTCGTGCTGTTCGCCAGCTCCGTCTTCCTCACCGCCGCCACGCCCGCGCCGGACGCGCGCGTGTCCCTGTTGGACGCGATGGAGGAGGAGCTTCAGCGCAACCAGCGCCAGCTCAAGCTGCAGAACCACGAGCCGCCGTACTTCATCAGCTACCAGCTCAAGGACACGGAGCAGACGAGCCTCGTCGCCCGCTACGGCTCGCTCTTCCAGGACAACACCGCGCGCTACCGCCGGATGTACGTGGACACGCGCGTGGGCTCGTACGAGTTCGACAACTCGGGCCCCGAGGAATACACGTACTTCGTCGGAGGCGGACGCGGCACGAGCTACGTCGTCAACAAGGAAGGGCCGCTGGACGAATCGTCGCTGGCGCTGCGCACCGCGCTGTGGCTCGCCACGGACGAGAAGTACAAGGCCTCGCTCTCGCAGCTGCTCAAGAAGAAGGGGGAGAACGTCTACACGGTGGAGGATCCCAAGCAGCCGCCGTCCTTCTCCAAGGAGAAGCCGGTGCGCTCCATCCAGCCGCCGGTGGCCTTCCCCTTCGACCATGATCGCTGGGCGCGCGTGGCGCGCGAGCTGTCGGCGCGCTTCAAGGAGCACCCGGAGATCTTCGACTCGGAGGTGCGGGTGACGGCGGACAAGGTGGGCCGCTACTTCGTGTCCTCCGAGGGCAGCCGCATCCTCTCCGAGGAGGTGATGTATGGCGTGCACGTGACGGCGGTGACGCGCGCCGATGACGGGCAGCTCTTGGATGACTCGCGCAACTACTACGCGCCCACCGAGGCGGGGCTGCCGGACGAGAAGACGCTGGAGGCGGCGGCCACGCGCATCGTCGAGGAGCTCAAGGCGCTGCGCAAGGCGCCGGTCATCGATCCGTACACGGGGCCGGCGATCCTCGCGGCCGAGGCGGCGGGGGTGCTCTTCCACGAGGCGGTGGGGCACCGGCTGGAGGGAGACCGGCAGGATGGGGAAGGGGAGGGAAAGACGTTCCGGGGCCAGGTGGGCCGGCAGGTGCTGCCCACGTTCCTGAGCATCGTGGATGACCCGACGGTGCGCGCGCTTAAGGGCGAGCCCCTCAATGGCTTCTACGAGTACGACGAGGAGGGGGTGAAGGGGCAGCGCACGGTGCTGGTGGACAAGGGCGTGCTGCGCAACTACCTGCTGTCGCGTCGGCCCGTGGAGGGCTTCCTGCAATCCAACGGACACGGCCGCAGCCAGGGGACGGCCAAGCCGGTGGCGCGCATGGCCAACCTCATCGTCGAGTCCACGAAGCAACTGGATGACGGGGAGCTCAAGAAGCAGCTCATCGCGGAGGCGAAGCGGCAGGCCAGGCCGTATGGCCTCATCATCCGGGACATCACCGGGGGCAATACCAACACGTCGAGCTATGGCTATCAGGCGTTCAAGGGCGTGCCGCGCATGGTGTTCCGGGTGGATGTGAAGACGGGCGAGGAGACGCTGGTGCGGGGGGTGGAAATCGTGGGCACACCGCTGTCGGCGGTCAATCGCATCATGGCGACGGGCCGCAAGCAGGGGGTGTTCAACGGCTTCTGTGGCGCGGAGAGCGGCAACGTGCCGGTGTCGACGGTGGCGCCGGCCATGCTGCTGCAGGAGATCGAGCTCCAGCGGGCCGAGGAGGGCAAGGATCGGCCGCCGCTCCTGCCGAGCCCCGCGCGGGGTGGTGGCACCACGAGCGGCGCGGCGAAGTAGGTCGCGGGGCGGACAGGCTCAACCCCTGTTTGCCGGGTCCGTCCCGTGGTTGATAGGGATTGCAGGGGGTGGATGCCCATTCCTCCTGGTGACCGAGGTCCCAGGAGGACGGCTGTCATCACCTTCGTGCACTCCGCTTATTTGCTGCCCCCGAGAGGACGCTTCAGCGGCAGCACGTCGAACGGGAGGCTGAGGACCGCCTTGAAGTCCTGCACCTTGTCCGGCAGGGCACGCAGCGCCTCCCTGGTGAGCCCGCGCTCGGCGACGATGAAGACGACGGACTCGCCCTTGTAGTTGCCCGCGGCCACGCGCGCGATCCCCTTCATTCCGGTCAGGAGCCGCTGGGCCTCGGACACCGCGCCCGTGAGCGCCGCCGAGACCTGCGGGTGGTTGGCGGCGTACTCGCTCAAGAACGTTCCCACGGCCTTGCCCGCGCTGAGCAGGGTCCGGGCATCCGGCGGTCGTGACGAGCGCGTGGGCGCGGAGCTCGCCGCGGAGGAGGTCGCGGGGCTTCTCGGAGGGGCGGCTTGCCCGAGCCGCTCCGCTGCCGCGGTCCTGAGTGGAGCGGTGGAGACGGGCGCGGCGGGCGCAGTGGGGGCGGCGGTCGCGGTGGTCGCAGAGCTGCTCGATGGAGCCGCCTCACCGGTCGGCTTCTTGAGCATGGACCCGTAGACGTTGCGCTTGGGGTCAGCCTTCGCTGCCTTCTGCATCTCGGCGGTGAGCCGCTGCTCCAAGGAGCGCTGCGGGTTTCCCCCGTGGGCCTGCTCACCCTCCGGCTCCGGCTTCTTGGCCGAGTTGAGCACGAGCTGCTCGTCCATCCGCGGCAGCGCGGCGCTCGCGGAAGGGGCGGTGGTGGAACTGGCGGCGCCGCCCGGCACGGACTTCTGCGCCTCGAGGGCGGGCTTGCGCGTCTGGGGCGTGTTCGGCCCCGGGATGAAGGCCTCGACGCTGCCCTTGCCCCCGTGTGACGCATCTTCCTCGGAGTTCGACTTGAACTCCTGGCGGTCCTGCCGGTACTCCTTGAGCTTGATCAGGGCCTCGTCGCCCGCGTCCCTCCTGTCCTCCCCCTCGAGAGGCCGCTCGTCTCCCTCGAGTTCGGCCTCCTCCATCTGCTGGGTGGCGTCGGTCTTGGAGGTCTTCCCCGCCGGAGACCGGCCCCGGGCCCTGTCCGTCCGTTGTGGACCTTTCGACGAGCCGGGCAGGCGAGGAGCTCCATGCGGGGGGCGGTTTGTTTTGATCACAGTACGTGCTATTTATCAGACCCCCATGAGTGGAAGCTACGGAGTTAGTGAGTTCGATTATGGTCAGTGCCCCTGCACGGGGAATTACGAGCACCGGCTGATCGAGGTGGATGTGGTCGTGGAGCAGCGCAACGTGGTGCTCACGAACATTCCGCAAGGGGAGTGCCCCCTGTGCGGTTCCCAGGTCTACAAGATGCAGATCATGGAGCGCATCGAGACCTTGATGGCGACCGCGGAGCGCTCTTCCTGAGTGACGCGGGGGGCCGTGCCGGGTCGCCGATCAATCGACGGCCCAGCGCGACACTCGCTGTTTCTTGGAAGTCGAGACGGCACGGTTCTCATTCCTTGTGACTTGGATTGAGACCGCCTCTATCACTGGCATGAGTGCCCCATGGGTTTTCAGTGGGGATCCGTGATGACGACGGAGACGCCCGTGTCGGCGTATCGCCCCGCCTTCGTCCGCTGGTTCAGCTGGCCGGGATTGTCGTGGTTCTGCCCCGTGGCGGGATCCATGACGGTGCCATCCGGGCGCTCCAGGACGTAGCGCAACCGGTTGGGGGCGGGCTCGGGCCCGGTCGGGTGGGGGACGAAAATGACCATGCGGAGCCTGCGTTGATGGGGGCCGAGTGGCTCTTCGGGTCCGTTCTGGAGGTGAATCCTCATGGAGCGTATCTCCTCCATGATTCCCCCGCCGAACATCGCGACCAGGCTCGAGTCGATTGGGGGAACCACGTGCAGGTGGCCATCCAATTCCAGCCGGCGTATCGCTTCGATGAACCAGGTGGGGACTGACTCCCCTTCCGCCTGGAGGTCCCGCTCAGGGGGGATCCGGTTGATGAACTGAAACAAGAGACGCTCGGCTTGCGCGGGCTCGGTGTCGATCGGACAGCCATTCCAGAGCCTGGTACGTCCCAACTCCATCGCGGCACACAGCAGACCCGTCGCGCCACAGGAATGGGTGAACTCCTCTTGTTTGGCGATGCCGAGGCGATAGGCCTGAGAGGACTTGGCGCGCGAAGGACCGCTCGGCGCTGGATTCCTCCCGACGTCGTCATAGAACGAGCCTCCGTGGCGAGGCCGCAGCGGGACGTAGGCTCTGGGCGGAGGCATGAGCTTGACGGGGTCCCGCTTGGGCCGCTCGCTGTACCTGTCACGGAACCGGAAAGGGCGTGGAGGCGCTGGCGGAGGGGGTGGAGCGCCCGCCTGCGGAGGTGGATGGCCCGCCTGCGGAGGTGGATGGCCCGCCGGAGGGGCAGGAGGAGGCGGGTTGACAGCCGGGGCCGGGTCGGGCCTGTGACCCGCGCTCAGTGGATTCTTGGATGATGAGAATTCAGAGTGGCTCGTGTAGCCCGGACGGCGTTGGGGGGGGGGCTGGACCGGCTCACGTGGCGGGTGGGCTTGTTCCTGGGGGCTCGGCGCTCCCGTAGCGGGGTCGCTCGACGGGTTGGCGGGAGGAGGTGGCGAGCGCCCGTCTCTGTTGGACATGGGAAGTCCGCCTTTCTGCGGCGACCATAGCTTGAATCACGACTCGGGGAGAGCAGTCGTGAGCGCGGGTGAGGCAACCTGGGGCTGGACTCGGCGATAATGGAGACGGGACCTGTCCTCCGTGCAGGAGGGTGAGGTGATCCCTCCAGGAGGCGCCATGTCTACCATCTCCGGTCCGACCGGTCCCCGCGTGCCCACCCAGACTCCGTCCACGACACGGCAGGTCTCGGGGACGAGCTTCCTCTCGCGCGTGCAGGCGAGCACCAGCGGCGCGGCGGCCCTGTCGAAGCCGGGCAATGCTCCCCTCGTCTCTGGCCGCGAGATCGTCTCGAAGGCCGTCGCCTCCGCCCAGCAGACGGTGAAGTCCGGTTCCGCTCAAGGGACGGGGAGCGCCGCGGAGGCGGATCCCGCGCTCGATCAGCGGCAAGCCCTCCAGGAGATGTCGCGCGCGTTTCTGATGGGCAGCATCCAGTCCACCTTCGCGGGAGTCGCCCAGGCGGGCTCCATCCGTCCCGATCTGGAGGACTGAGGGCGCGGGAACGGCGGGGCGCGCTCCTCCCAGCACGATGCGAGTCGCCCTTCGCAAGCATGTGGGCTCTCGGACAGCGAGAAGGGCGCGAGTGGATGGGGGTTACTTCTTCAGCTCGAGCATCTGGGAGTGCAGGAAGAACTTGACGGTATCGAGGTTGTTGTCATGCATGCCCGCCAGCTTGCGTGCCTCGGCCATCCAGGCGTTGAGATGGGGTCCGTTGGCGGCCTCCTTGAAGACGACCTGATGCGTGTCGTCCAGGGCCTGGCGTAGCTCCGTATCGGACGGGGGTGGAGGCCTGGCGCCAGGGGCGGGGAGCGGCTTGCCACGCAGCAAGCCGTGCAGGGCGAACTTGACGGCGTTGAAGTCGTTCTTGAGCTGGCTCGCCAGCTCACCTGCCTTGGCCATCCAGGTGTCGACCCGGGTCCCGCTGGCGCTCTTGCCGAAGACGAGCGTGTGCGCCTCGTCCAGCGCCTGGCGCAACTTGTCCTTGGACAGCGGCGCGGCGGTCTCGCCGGCGGGCGGGGCGAGCATGCCAATCATCAAGGCGTGCAGGGCGAGCTGGATGACCTTGAAGTTGTTGTGGTGTTGGCTCGCCAGCCCCTGTGCCTGCGCCATCAAGTCGTTGGCGCTGGTGCCGCTGGCGTTCATGCCGAAGGCGAGCTGGTGCGCATCGTCCACGGCCCGGCGCAGATTCGTGTTGGACATGGGCGCGGGCGGCGCGCTCGGCTTGACGGTGGCCAGCTTGCCGAACAGCTGGTTCTGCATGGACTGCCTGGCGTGGTTGTTCACGGCGTAGGAGAGGGGATCTCCGATGCTCATCCCAGAGGAGAAGGCGCCCGGGGACATCGCGCTGTTGAGAATCTGGGATTGCAAGGCCGTCTGGGCGTAGGAGTTGGCGCCACTGGTCTTGTTGTGTGTGATTTTCTGACCCGTCTTCTCGGAGAGTATCTCGGCGTGCAGGGTGTATTTGATGTCGCTGAAGTCGTTGCCCTCGCTCGCGAGTTGCTTCGCTCGAGCCATCAGGGCCTCGGCCTTGGGTCCACTGGGCTTGCCGCCGTGGACGAGCTCGTACGCTTCGTCCAGGGCCTTGCGCAATCCCGCGTCGCCCTGTGTGTGGGACGTGGGGCTGGAGGGGGCCGACGTGCCCTGGGTCTGGGCGAACATCTCGGAGTGCAGGCCGTATTTGACGGCGTCGAAGTCGTTGCCGTGCTCGCTCGCGAGCTGACGCGCCCGTGCCATCCAGTCGTCCACCTGGGAGCCACTGGCCTTGCCCCCGTGGATGAGCTCGTGTGCCGCGTCCAGGGCCTGCCGCAGCTCGTCGTCGCCCATCGCACTGGCCTGGGCCGAGGCGTGTCCTGGCGGAGGGGGCGTGACGAAGTTCTTCGCTTTCGCCGAGGCATTGCGTCGCACCGGGGCGCCGAAGTTGCTCTGGAAGCGGGCTTCTCTGCCGGCCTTGCCCGGCTGCGCGGCGGCTGGGGGAGTGGAGTGCGTGGCCTGGGGGGTGGTGGTGGGCGCCGCCTCACGCGCCTTCATCTCCTGCCCTGATACCGAAGGTGGCTTCTGTCCGATGCGAATGGGGGGCACGCGATAGTCTAACCCGAGACGCCTCGAATGGACAGGCGGGGCGGCCATCTCCTCGCTCGAGGAGTGGCGCTGGCATGCCTGCCGGCGCGCCGCGCCCCCGTTCCTCGTATTCGAAGAAAATGGACCTGGGCCGTTCGCGTGGCTTCAGCGTCTAGAAGTAGACCTGGACGCGGTTGAAGAAGACGAACTCGGTGGGCCGCGAGCCGCCCTCCGCCGCCCCGCCGGTGAACGCGGTGCGCTCCCCCGTGAAGGTGATGCGGGTGTTGCCATTCAGGTACCAGTGGGCGCCAAGGCCCCAGGACTGGGCACCATTCGCCGAGCGGGCCGGGTCCGCGAAGATCGGGAAGGCGTTGGGATCGATGCGCAGCCCGGAGTAGCGGCCCACGAGCTCCACGGCGCCCCAGTGGCCCGCGGCGGGGTTCAGCGCGTGCTCGGGCTTGAGTCCCTCGTAGGAGGCCGTGCCCCCGAACAGCACGTACGAGGCGGACAGCTGCCAGGCGGTGTTGGTCAACCGGGTCTCCTCGCCACCGCGCCGCACGTCCTGCGTGGAGGAGACGTACTCGGCCATCACCCCGAGCGGCCCCGAGAAGTAGTAGGCCTGGGGAGAGAGCCGGTAGTGCCGGCCGCTGGCGAGCACCGTGACGTCCGCGGTCGCGCCCGAGAGGTAGGTGAAGAAGGTCTGCTGCCCTTCCGCGCGCAGCGTCGGCTCCTGGGTCGCGCCCAGCGTGCCATACTCGCTGCCCACGGTGGCGGCGATGCCCAGGCCCAGCCCCTCGAGCGGTTTGAGCCCCGACTTGCGGAAGGGGTGCGAGAAGAGGCGGCCCTCCAGCTCCACGTTGTCATCGACGTTGAGATCCGCCGCGCCACCGTCGGGCGAGCCGTTGAACGCGCCCACCGCGTAGCTCAACACCCCCCCGGCGATGTCGCCGGAGAACTGGATGCCCACTTCCCGGTTGGGCACCAGACTGGTGGGCAGGGCGAACTCGGGGAACATCAGGGCCGCGACGGGCTGCAGGCGCTCGAGGCCCACGGGAGCCTTGAACTTGCCCACGCGAATCCGGAACTCGCGCGCCGGGTGGATGTCCACGTAGCCGTCCTGGATGGGCTGGGCGTTGGGTGCCAGATCCAACTGGAAGCGGAAGTCGACCAGCCCCGCCAGCGTGCCGTCGAAGGTGGGCTGGAACCGGCGCAGCAGGAAGGTGTTGTTGCCGTTGCGCTCCTTGCCCTCGGCGAAGTAGCGCGCGTCCGACTGGAGGATGCCGCGCAACTTGAGCTGGTACTGCTTGTCCCCGCTGGAGAGCGTGAAGCCCTCGGCTCCGG
Above is a window of Cystobacter fuscus DNA encoding:
- the rpsD gene encoding 30S ribosomal protein S4; this translates as MARDTGPRGRACRRLGVALSNISAKDPDKDPVLRRPYPPGQHGAASKPSVSDFGRRLREKQKLKLFYGLLESQCRRAFLEARRSPGNTGTVLLQQLESRLDVVLLRAGLATSIRQARQFVRHGYVQVDGVRTNIPSFRLRPGHEVRFGQNHRELPVVRNSFERMKGRIVPAHLAVVEEGRGVRYTRVPEREEIPVDVNVPFIVEFYAQRA
- a CDS encoding SDR family oxidoreductase; the protein is MEGKVVVITGASAGIGAALAQVLGARGARVVLAARRESALRRVAACSGSEALAVPADVTLREDVRRVLDAALARFGRVDVWVNNAGRGITRPVSALTDEDFDEMMRVNVKSALYGMQAVLPHFQERGTGHLINVSSMLGRVPHVAERSAYNAAKHALNALTANLRQEVRERFPGIHVSAVLPGPVATDFGDNALGGGPDSRAIPGAQSAEEVAAVIQELIERPRGDVYTRPEHVREVLAYYASPDTGAPRDA
- a CDS encoding TldD/PmbA family protein, with amino-acid sequence MKTRTSSVLVLFASSVFLTAATPAPDARVSLLDAMEEELQRNQRQLKLQNHEPPYFISYQLKDTEQTSLVARYGSLFQDNTARYRRMYVDTRVGSYEFDNSGPEEYTYFVGGGRGTSYVVNKEGPLDESSLALRTALWLATDEKYKASLSQLLKKKGENVYTVEDPKQPPSFSKEKPVRSIQPPVAFPFDHDRWARVARELSARFKEHPEIFDSEVRVTADKVGRYFVSSEGSRILSEEVMYGVHVTAVTRADDGQLLDDSRNYYAPTEAGLPDEKTLEAAATRIVEELKALRKAPVIDPYTGPAILAAEAAGVLFHEAVGHRLEGDRQDGEGEGKTFRGQVGRQVLPTFLSIVDDPTVRALKGEPLNGFYEYDEEGVKGQRTVLVDKGVLRNYLLSRRPVEGFLQSNGHGRSQGTAKPVARMANLIVESTKQLDDGELKKQLIAEAKRQARPYGLIIRDITGGNTNTSSYGYQAFKGVPRMVFRVDVKTGEETLVRGVEIVGTPLSAVNRIMATGRKQGVFNGFCGAESGNVPVSTVAPAMLLQEIELQRAEEGKDRPPLLPSPARGGGTTSGAAK
- a CDS encoding OprO/OprP family phosphate-selective porin; the protein is MNDSIRRARFSGLFRRQTLPRVLLTLSCLTLAGRAAAQQGPAPQPQADTPKDDTPRDPASNPATTAAPPPAPEPAKAPAATAPFFTAGAEGFTLSSGDKQYQLKLRGILQSDARYFAEGKERNGNNTFLLRRFQPTFDGTLAGLVDFRFQLDLAPNAQPIQDGYVDIHPAREFRIRVGKFKAPVGLERLQPVAALMFPEFALPTSLVPNREVGIQFSGDIAGGVLSYAVGAFNGSPDGGAADLNVDDNVELEGRLFSHPFRKSGLKPLEGLGLGIAATVGSEYGTLGATQEPTLRAEGQQTFFTYLSGATADVTVLASGRHYRLSPQAYYFSGPLGVMAEYVSSTQDVRRGGEETRLTNTAWQLSASYVLFGGTASYEGLKPEHALNPAAGHWGAVELVGRYSGLRIDPNAFPIFADPARSANGAQSWGLGAHWYLNGNTRITFTGERTAFTGGAAEGGSRPTEFVFFNRVQVYF